A stretch of the Notolabrus celidotus isolate fNotCel1 chromosome 3, fNotCel1.pri, whole genome shotgun sequence genome encodes the following:
- the LOC117810479 gene encoding poly(A) polymerase type 3-like — protein MPEEAELIQTRKMVEELKSCGVFEIGTKKQHRENVVKSLESLYKKWLTETCERMNLPEVVTAKVGGKIFPFGFYHLGAYSKGL, from the exons ATGCCAGAGGAAGCTGAACTGATCCAGACCAGAAAGATGGTTGAAGAGCTGAAATCATGTGGTGTATTTGAGATCGGCACAAAAAAGCAGCACAG AGAAAATGTTGTCAAGAGTCTGGAGTCTCTCTATAAGAAGTGGCTCACAGAGACCTGTGAACGTATG aaTTTACCTGAAGTGGTGACAGCAAAGGTTGGAGGCAAAATCTTCCCATTTGGCTTCTATCATCTGGGAGCTTACTCAAAAGGTTTGTAA